CTCTGGGAAAGCGTTTCTTTAAAAATCTGAAGCAATACCCGGAGCTTGGTTATGAAGTCATCGGTTTCCTGGATGATTACCAGCAGTGGGACGACATCGAAGCGAGACGGCTTAAACCCATCCTGGGCTCGGTCGGCGATCTGCATAAGGTGTTAAACGAAAAGCTCGTAGACGAGGTCGTGCTGGCGCTTCCGCTAAATGCGCACCACAAGTACCCGGAGATCATCGCTGCATGTGAAAAAGCCGGTGTTCGGACGCTAATCATCCCCGACTTTTTCGATTACCTCCCGGCACGGCCGGTGTTTGATAACTTTGCGGGTATGCCGATGATCAACGTGCGCGATATTCCGCTGGATCTTGCAGCAAACCGGCTGTTTAAGCGCGTGTTTGATATCGTATTCTCGTTAGTGGCGATTATCCTCACCCTGCCGGTGATGGTCGGAATATTTTTGGGTATCCGATTGACTTCCCGGGGGCCCGTCATTTTCAAGCAGGAGCGGGTCGGGCTGAACCGCAGGAACTTTTATATGTATAAATTCCGTTCGATGAAGCCACTGCCGGAAGGGGTACCGGATACGGGTTGGACCGTGGAGAATGATCCGCGCCGCACCAAGTTCGGTTCGTTTCTCCGGAAGACCAGTCTGGATGAGCTGCCGCAGTTCTTCAATGTCCTGTTCGGACATATGAGCGTGGTTGGGCCAAGACCGGAGCGACCTTATTATGTTGAACAGTTCAAAGAAGAGATTCCGAAGTACATGGTGAAGCACCACGTACGACCAGGCATCACGGGGTGGGCGCAGAGCAACGGCCTGCGCGGGGACACTTCGATTGAGGAGCGGATCAAACACGATATTTTTTACATCGAGAATTGGTCCATTCTGTTTGATATCAAAATCATCCTGCGCACGATTCGCAACGGATTCAAGAACGCATACTGATTGTCATCAATGTAGACGTCATCTGGCAGCAGCCAGGTGGCGTTTTTTTATTGTACGCCCAGCATGGGCGTCATCTTTAGGGTGAAAGTCCCGAACGGGGGCTGGCGAGCGCCTACCGTTAGCCAAGGGCAAGGGTGTCTATCGTGAGGTAGAATCTGAAGGAAGCCGGAGGCAAATGCACGGGCCAAGGTATACGAACTGGGTTTGAGGCAGGGTTAGTCGGATGAGTTGCCAATCCACAACGAAATCCAAAGCCGCCAAGGGCCAACACTGTAAACCCCAGTGGTCGCGGGCAGACAGATGACGTTCTTATCTGGGGAGGCCTGTCAGATAAGCGAGGAAAAAAACTCGTAACCGTAGCCGGAAGGTTACGCTGAACTGACAGGAGTCAGCAGAGGTCATAGTACGGGAGTAAGGGACGCCAGAAACCGGAAGGACCGAACCGAAAGGAGAGAGGAAACCGATGCGTTCGCATGAAGAGCAACGACAGCAGAATATCTCGCAAGAGAGCTTGCGGCAAAGAGAAGCGGTGAAGCCGTCAGGGTATGCCGGAGCGCCGAGTTCTTCGTCGGCACAAATCGCCCCTTCCTCTCGCGAAGACCAGAGCGAGTTGTTGGAGCGAATGCTCGAAGGAAACAACCTTCGGCTTGCTTACAAGCGAGTGGTTCAGAATGGAGGAGCACCCGGTGTGGACCGTGTAACGGTAGCGGAGCTACAAGCTTACCTGAAAACACATTGGGAAACGGTGAAAGCCGAACTCCTTGCAGGGGCATATAAACCCGCGCCCGTCAAACGGGTGGAAATTCCCAAACCCGGAGGCAGTGTGCGGCTATTAGGCATCCCGACCGTGATGGACCGTTTTCTCCAACAGGCGCTTTTGCAGGTGATGAATCCGATCTTTGATGCCCATTTCTCATGGTACAGCTACGGCTTCAGACCAGGAAAGCGAGCACACGACGCGGTGAAACAAGCCCAAAGCTACATCCAAAGCGGACGGCGATGGACAGTAGACATGGACCTGGAGAAATTCTTTGACCGAGTCAACCATGATATGATCATGGCGAGGATTGCACGAAAGGTAAAGGACAAGCGAGTCCTGAAACTGATTCGCAGCTTTCTGAACGCCGGAGTGATGACAGAAGGAGAGTTGGAGCGTACGGAAGAAGGGACACCACAAGGTAGCCCCCTGAGTCCGCTACTGGCAAACATTCTGCTGGATGATCTAGACAAAGAACTGACGAAACGGGGACTTCGATTCGTCCGCTATGCGGACGACTGCCAGATCTTCGTGGCGAGTAAGCGCGCGGGTGAACGTGTGTTAGAATCGGTGATTCGCTTTGTGGAAGGAAAGTTGAAGCTGAAAGTGAATCGGGATAAAAGCGCAGTGGACCGACCTTGGAATCGCAAGTTCCTTGGTTTTAGCTTTCTGTCTAACAAACAGGCAACGATTCGTTTAGCCCCAAAGACGCTCTCTCGTATGAAAGAGAGAATTAGGGAGCTCACGAACCGGATGTGGTCTGTGTCGATGGAGGAGAGAATTTCACGTTTAAACCAATACCTTATGGGGTGGATTGGTTATTTCCGCATCGCCTCAGCAAAGAAACACTGCGAAGCACTGGACAAATGGATTCGGAGAAGATTGCGTATGTGCCTGTGGAAGCAGTGGAAACGCGTGAGGACACGCATTCGAGAACTGAGGGCGCTGGGACTGCCTAATTGGGCGGTTTTCATGATGGCCAACTCCCGCCGAGGAGCCTGGGAAATGTCTCGGAACACAAATAATGCCCTCTCGATTTCCTATTGGGAAACGAAAGGGCTGAAAAGTTTACTTTCTCGTTATTTGGAACTTTGTTAACCTTTTGGAACCGCCTAGTGCGGACCCGCATGCTAGGTGGTGTGAGAGGACAGGGGCTAGTCGCCCCTTCCTACTCGATTGGCCGACCCCTTTAACAGGGTATTTACCTAGCAACAGCAATAAACGATGCAAAAGGGGGGATACCATGAAACAGATCGCAGCTGTCCTTCTATTATTTTCCGCCATTAGAGAGACCCGGAACTTCTGGATCGGGTAGTCGTCCAAATTTATAATGAGCCGATACTCAATATGCTCCGGGACATTTATCCGTTTGAGTCGATCATCTATACGTTGTATGCCACGCAGGATTTACCCGCCGAGATCACGACCTTTGTTAAAGCCAACGGCATTGAAGCCGTTACCATGCCGGAGTACAAGGTCAGCCCGAATTTTGTGGCCAAGCTAAGGGAGCGGGTGCCGTGACATATGTCCACACCATCAATGACACCAACACCGTGAACAATTATGAAAAATGGGGCGTGTACGGCGTATACTCGGACTTGCTGAAAGAGCCGGAGTTAGAGCGGAACAGCCTGAGATATACCATTAAAAAGCGACAGGCATAGAGAGTGCCGTTGCACGGATTGCCTAATGTTCTATTGCCTGTCTGCTGAATAGGCTATATTCATAATTTATGATCCCCAACCTGGAAGTCCGTCAACTCCAAAAGAGATTGCGGGCTTTTTCATTCTCATTTCAGCAGTACAGTACCACGTCCTTTTTCTCATCCAACTCCATTACCAATAAAAATGTTCGCATTTTATGCGAACACAAATTGACTTGCTCACGTTGCTATCATAGACTTAATTTAGTAGTAGACCGTTAACGTGGAGGAATGACGTTGAAAGATATGATAAAGCCTTGGAGGCATGTATTTAAGCTCGATCCCGAGAAAGAGATCCATGATGATGTGCTGGATGAGATATGCATGTCGGGAACCGATGCGATTATGGTGGGTGGCTCTACAGGAGTGACCTATGAAAATACTGTAGATTTAATGTCACGCGTACGCCGTTACGAGCTTCCGTGTGTACAGGAGGTATCCGATCTGGAGGCAGTTGTGCCTGGTTTTGACCTGTATATGGTTCCGATGGTGCTTAACACGCCTGACCCGACATGGATCCTGGAACGTCACCGCCAGGGAATCGAACGTTATGGATATATGATTCCATGGGATCTGGTGGTCACCGAGGGCTACATTGTACTGAACCCGGATGCTACGGTAGCCAAGCTTACCAGAGCAGAGGCACAGATCAGCGAAGAATCAGCGGTGGCTTATGCCCAAATCGCGGACAAGCTGATGAACCTGCCGGTTGTCTATTTGGAGTATAGCGGTACTTTTGGCGATATGGATACAGTGCGTACAGTTCGCAGATCATTGGATAACGCTCAACTGTTCTATGGCGGCGGGATTACGACAGCTGAACAAGCAGCTGAAGCGGCTTCCGTATCAGATACCGTAGTGGTCGGCAACGTAATCTATGATCACTTGGCTCAGGCACTAGAAACGGTTAAAGCCGTGAAAGGCTAACTACATTAATCAACATGTGGCGTTACATGACGACGGTCAATAACATGAAGGCACATTTGCTTGAGCTTTTCACGTGCGTTAACTATAGCCTTCTCGCTTCTATGAATACCGTCAACCATCATAACCAGACCTTTTTCTTACATCGATAGACAGACTCTTCTACTATATAATAGTATTCATTTGAGATTCTCACTTACTCTATACAAATAGGAGGCAACTGAACCTATGCAGCCCATTAACATACACGAGGCCGTCCAGCGCCTCAACCCCGAGCAGCGGAAGGCCGTCGAAGCGACTGACGGACCGCTGCTCATTATGGCCGGAGCCGGATCAGGCAAGACACGAGTGCTTACGCACCGGATCGCTTATCTCATCGCTACACGAAAAGCCCCGCCATGGAGCATTTTGGCTATAACCTTTACGAACAAAGCCGCCCGCGAGATGCAAGAACGGGTATCCAAGCTTGTTGGCAATGAGGGCCGAGACATTTGGGTATCCACATTCCACTCCATGTGTGTGCGTATCCTCCGTAAAGATATTGAACGGATCGGATTCACCTCAAACTTCAGCATTTTGGACTCCACCGACCAGCTATCGGTTATCCGCAACTGTATGAAGCATCTTAACATCGATACCAAAAAGTTTGAGCCAAAAGCGATTCAAGCGACGATGAGCGCGGCCAAGAATGAACTCATCTCTCCGCAGCAGTACGAGCAGAAAGCGGGAGATTATTTTGAAAGCCTCGTTGCCAAGGTTTACACCGAATATCAAAAACGTCTGAAGAGTAACAACTCGCTCGATTTCGACGATCTCATTATGACAACGATCCAGCTGTTTAAGGAAATGCCGGAAGTTCTCGACTTCTATCAGCGTAAATTCCAGTATATTCACGTTGATGAGTACCAGGACACGAACCGGGCGCAGTACATGCTATGCCGCATGTTGGCTGACAGCCACCACCGTATTTGTGTAGTGGGTGACAGTGACCAATCCATTTACCGCTGGCGCGGAGCTGATATCAGCAACATTTTGAACTTTGAACAAGATTATCCGGAAGCGCGGACGATTTTGCTGGAGCAGAATTACCGTTCCACTTCGAATATATTGAATGCGGCGAACAAGGTCATAGCCCTGAATACAGGACGTAAGCCGAAGAACCTGTGGACCGAGCAGGGAGAAGGGCCGAAGATCAAGGTGTTCCGCGGGGATTCGGAGCATGATGAGGGCTATTTTGTCACCTCCGAAATTAACAAAAACGTGAAAACAGGCAAGCCCTATCAAGACCATGCTATTCTGTACCGTACGAACGCCCAGTCCCGGGTCATTGAGGAAGTTCTGATTAAGTCGGACATCCCGTACCAAATCGTCGGCGGCGTTAAGTTCTACGACCGTAAAGAGATCAAGGACTTGCTCGCATACCTGCGGCTAATCTCCAACCCGGATGATGACATCAGCCTGACGCGGATCATCAATGTACCGAAAAGAAGCATCGGTGATACGACCGTCGGCAAGCTGGCGGCTGCGGCCGGTGAACGTGGAATGTCAATCTTCCGGGTGCTCCAAGTGGTGGACGATCTCGGTTTTGCAGGCCGTACCCGCAACGCGTTGGTCGAATTCTACGATATGATCGCAGCACTGAACAGAATGGTTGAGTTCCTGTCGGTAACCGAGCTGACGGAAAAAGTATTGGAAATGTCCGAATACCGGACGGAGCTACAGACAGAGAATACGATTGAATCTAGATCCCGTCTCGAAAACATTGAGGAGTTCTTGTCCGTTACACAGGAATTTGAGAAAAATAACGAGGACAAAACTCTCGTTTCGTTCCTCACCGATCTTGCGCTCATCGCCGACATCGATTCCATGAACGATGAGGAGGAGGATCGCAGCGATGCCGTCGTGCTTATGACGATGCACAGCGCCAAAGGTCTGGAGTTTCCAGTTGTGTTCATCATCGGGATGGAGGAGGGCGTGTTCCCGCACAGCCGTGCCTTTTCGGATAACGAAGAGCTGGAAGAGGAACGTCGTTTGGCTTACGTTGGTATTACCCGTGCGGAGAAGCAGCTGTTTCTCTCTTGTGCACGGATGCGGACCTTGTTCGGTCGAACGACCGCCAACCCGCCTTCCCGTTTTCTGGAGGAAATTCCGGATGAGCTGAAGGAAGACACTCAAATGGCTCAAGATCGCTACCGTCGCGGCGGCAATGTTGGTGGCTCATATGCTGGACGTGGCTTCGGCAGCGGAGGAGGCAGCAACTTCGGAGGAGGCCGCTCCAAGGATTTATCGCTTGGGGGTTCAACGGCTTCCGCAGCAGCAGCCCAGAAGAGCCGTGTGACGGTTACAACGGGAGCGCCTGCACGCCCGGCGACATCTGCTGGCAGCTCGGATGGCTTTAAGGCCGGCGATAAGGTAGCCCATGGCAAGTGGGGGACTGGAA
Above is a window of Paenibacillus uliginis N3/975 DNA encoding:
- a CDS encoding heptaprenylglyceryl phosphate synthase, coding for MTLKDMIKPWRHVFKLDPEKEIHDDVLDEICMSGTDAIMVGGSTGVTYENTVDLMSRVRRYELPCVQEVSDLEAVVPGFDLYMVPMVLNTPDPTWILERHRQGIERYGYMIPWDLVVTEGYIVLNPDATVAKLTRAEAQISEESAVAYAQIADKLMNLPVVYLEYSGTFGDMDTVRTVRRSLDNAQLFYGGGITTAEQAAEAASVSDTVVVGNVIYDHLAQALETVKAVKG
- a CDS encoding undecaprenyl-phosphate glucose phosphotransferase, translating into MIRQNQGFLTKLYMLTDFAFIQLAFLLAWWIKFESSWFPYEKPLPIESYGMWSLIYGAVAVIVGIMISVYSPKRKKRFADEFMKIFQMHFIGMFILLSIMFFVKEVNISRWYLAIYMILNVVFIILYRYFLKKSLKHFREKGYNRQFVLIVGAGSLGKRFFKNLKQYPELGYEVIGFLDDYQQWDDIEARRLKPILGSVGDLHKVLNEKLVDEVVLALPLNAHHKYPEIIAACEKAGVRTLIIPDFFDYLPARPVFDNFAGMPMINVRDIPLDLAANRLFKRVFDIVFSLVAIILTLPVMVGIFLGIRLTSRGPVIFKQERVGLNRRNFYMYKFRSMKPLPEGVPDTGWTVENDPRRTKFGSFLRKTSLDELPQFFNVLFGHMSVVGPRPERPYYVEQFKEEIPKYMVKHHVRPGITGWAQSNGLRGDTSIEERIKHDIFYIENWSILFDIKIILRTIRNGFKNAY
- the pcrA gene encoding DNA helicase PcrA, which encodes MQPINIHEAVQRLNPEQRKAVEATDGPLLIMAGAGSGKTRVLTHRIAYLIATRKAPPWSILAITFTNKAAREMQERVSKLVGNEGRDIWVSTFHSMCVRILRKDIERIGFTSNFSILDSTDQLSVIRNCMKHLNIDTKKFEPKAIQATMSAAKNELISPQQYEQKAGDYFESLVAKVYTEYQKRLKSNNSLDFDDLIMTTIQLFKEMPEVLDFYQRKFQYIHVDEYQDTNRAQYMLCRMLADSHHRICVVGDSDQSIYRWRGADISNILNFEQDYPEARTILLEQNYRSTSNILNAANKVIALNTGRKPKNLWTEQGEGPKIKVFRGDSEHDEGYFVTSEINKNVKTGKPYQDHAILYRTNAQSRVIEEVLIKSDIPYQIVGGVKFYDRKEIKDLLAYLRLISNPDDDISLTRIINVPKRSIGDTTVGKLAAAAGERGMSIFRVLQVVDDLGFAGRTRNALVEFYDMIAALNRMVEFLSVTELTEKVLEMSEYRTELQTENTIESRSRLENIEEFLSVTQEFEKNNEDKTLVSFLTDLALIADIDSMNDEEEDRSDAVVLMTMHSAKGLEFPVVFIIGMEEGVFPHSRAFSDNEELEEERRLAYVGITRAEKQLFLSCARMRTLFGRTTANPPSRFLEEIPDELKEDTQMAQDRYRRGGNVGGSYAGRGFGSGGGSNFGGGRSKDLSLGGSTASAAAAQKSRVTVTTGAPARPATSAGSSDGFKAGDKVAHGKWGTGTIVAVKGTGNDMELQIAFPAPVGVKRLLAGFAPITKVE
- the ltrA gene encoding group II intron reverse transcriptase/maturase, translated to MRSHEEQRQQNISQESLRQREAVKPSGYAGAPSSSSAQIAPSSREDQSELLERMLEGNNLRLAYKRVVQNGGAPGVDRVTVAELQAYLKTHWETVKAELLAGAYKPAPVKRVEIPKPGGSVRLLGIPTVMDRFLQQALLQVMNPIFDAHFSWYSYGFRPGKRAHDAVKQAQSYIQSGRRWTVDMDLEKFFDRVNHDMIMARIARKVKDKRVLKLIRSFLNAGVMTEGELERTEEGTPQGSPLSPLLANILLDDLDKELTKRGLRFVRYADDCQIFVASKRAGERVLESVIRFVEGKLKLKVNRDKSAVDRPWNRKFLGFSFLSNKQATIRLAPKTLSRMKERIRELTNRMWSVSMEERISRLNQYLMGWIGYFRIASAKKHCEALDKWIRRRLRMCLWKQWKRVRTRIRELRALGLPNWAVFMMANSRRGAWEMSRNTNNALSISYWETKGLKSLLSRYLELC